From a single Sorghum bicolor cultivar BTx623 chromosome 5, Sorghum_bicolor_NCBIv3, whole genome shotgun sequence genomic region:
- the LOC110435918 gene encoding uncharacterized protein LOC110435918, translating to MTQRWRPTARKYARLRIEDKFHDLELIHVARRYNEAADELAKIASTRGTVPLDAFSRDLLEPSVDLGVGASSKTSTPKPADAIEALLMVAEVMEVEQTPQRPGRPFDWRTPFLEYLIWCEFLEDRAEARRIARRAKS from the coding sequence atgacccaaagATGGAGGCCTACTGCAAGGAAGTACGCAAGGTTGAGGAttgaggacaagttccacgacCTCGAGCTCATTCATGTCGCACGGCGATACAATGAAGCGGCCGACGAGCTTGCCAAGATTGCATCCACTCGAGGCACTGTCCCACTAGATGCGTTTTCAAGGGACTTACTCGAGCCGTCTGTCGACCTAGGCGTGGGGGCTAGCTCCAAAACTTCCACTCCCAAGCCAGCCGACGCGATCGAGGCCCTGCTGATGGTGGCAGAAGTAATGGAGGTCGAGCAAACCCCTCAACGACCcggtcgaccattcgactggcgcacgccctTCCTCGAGTACCTGATCTGGTGTGAATTTCTAGAAGATCGagctgaggcccgccgtatcgctcgacgggccaaatcataa